CATCAATACGATGACCATCATTAAGCAATAAGAAGGATTTGCCCCTGAGAGTGTTCAGGGGCAGATAGCGAGAAGGATTACAGGTAGCGGGACGTCAGATGTTCGCGGAAATAGCGGCTATTGAGATCTTCGCCCGTCGCCTGAGTAATAAGCTGCGAGGTGGTGAAGCGGCTACCGTGCTGCCAGATGTTTTGGTTTAGCCAGTCAAACAGCGCCGAGAAATCGCCGTCCGCAATGGAAGACTCCAGACCCGGCAACGCCGTTTTCGCTGCGCTGAACAACTGTGCGGCGTACATCGCGCCCAGGGTATAAGACGGGAAGTAGCCAAAGCCGCCGTCGGTCCAGTGGATATCCTGCATACAGCCGTTACGGTAGTTATCTTTAGTCGAGAGTCCAAGCCACGCCTGCATTTTCTCGTCCCACAGCGCCGGGATGTCATCCACTTCGATTTCGCCGTTAATCAGCGCACGTTCGATTTCATACCGCAGCACCACGTGCGCCGGATAGCTCACTTCGTCCGCATCGACGCGAATATAGCCCGGCTTCACGCGCTGGTTCCAGGCAATAAAGTTCTCTTCACTGAACGCCGCCTGGCTGCCAAAGCGAGCATGCACCGCCGGAAGCAGATGTTTCAGGAAGGCATTGCTGCGACCCAGCTGCATCTCAAAGAACAGGCTTTGCGATTCGTGAATAGCAGTTGAACGCGCCTGCGCGACGGGCTGACCGAGCCAGTTGCGCGGCAGGTTTTGCTCATATCGCGCATGGCCCGTTTCATGCACCACGCCAAACAGTGCACTCAGCAGTTCGTCTTCGTCGTAACGGGTGGTAATGCGCACATCTTCCGGCACGCCGCCACAGAACGGATGGGCGCTAACGTCCAGACGCCCGGCGTTGAAATCGAAGCCCAGCATTTTCATCGCTTCCAGCCCCAGATCGCGCTGAACGGCGGTCGGGAAGGGACCTTGCGGCGGAACGAACGATTTCTGTGACTGCTTCTCTACGACCTGCGCCAGCAGATCCGGCAGCCAGGATTTCAGATCGCCAAACAGCACGTCGAGACGGGCGCTGGTCATGTCCGGTTCAAAGATATCAAGCAGGGCGTCGTAAGGCGTGCAGCCTTTGGCTTCGGCGCGCAGACGCGCTTCTTCGCGGCTGTACTTCACCACTTCTTTCAGGTTAGTCGAAAAGCCCTGCCAGTCATTCGCCGGACGCTGGGTGCGCCACGCGTGTTCACATTTGCTGCCCGCCAGCGATTTTGCTTCAACCAGTGATTCCGGCAGCAGGGACGCCTGCTGGAAGTGGCGTTTCATCTCCCGCAGGTTCGCCAGTTCGACGTCATTAAGATCTTCGCTTTCAGCGCCAGCCAGCCATTCACCCACTTTTTTATCGGTGAGAATTTGATGCTGCAACACGCTCATTTCCGCCAGCGCTTCACCGCGCGCCTGACTCCCGCCCGGCGGCATCATGGCAAACATATCCCAGCCAGCGATGGCGGAAAGGTGAGAGAAACGGGATAAGCGCAGGAACGTACGGGTGAGTTGTTGATAGTTGTTGTTATTCATGAGGTCCTCTTGTCTGGAACGGCTGACGTCAAAAGTAGCATTTGGTGGAAGGAAAAACGAGAGGAGCAGGGGATTTGTTGGGGCCTGTAATGTGTATGCTGCAAACATTTCAGCTTCAAGCGCACCGGCTATTTTTTTATGTGCTACATTGTTGTATCTGTTACCAAAAGAGTGTTATTCCAGTGTAGATATTCCGTCTTTTAACAGTGTGTACTTTCCGCATTGCCTGTGGGCTATGTGGGTTTCTGTTATTTGAGATGAGAATTTCTCTGCATGAATACGTTACTGCTTGCGCTCATTCGCGCATTGCGTAGTCATAGTTGGCTGCGCTTCATCGGTTGTGCCTATATCCTGTCGTCGCTGGGCAATGGATTGACTCAGATTATTGTCTTTGGGCAACTTTTACACTGGCAGGCTTCACCTGCGACTCTGACCTTGGTCTATATGCTATCGATGCTGCCCAGTTTTATAGGGAGTCTCTGGGGCGAAACGTTGTGTAAGAAAGTTTCACCACTCCGAATTCTTATTTTTACAGAGATACTCGGGCTGCTGGCACTTATTTTTCCATTGTATGGTTTGCTACATCATAATATTCCCGCTTTGCTGGCGGTGCAGTGTTGGGAAGCTCTGTTTACTGGCATGAGTTATCCCGCTTTGACACTGCTGTTTAAACGCGGTTTACATCATGACGAATTACCTGCAGCAACCGCAATGGAAACAATAATTTTTGCTTCACAGGTTTTACTTGGCACCGGATTGGGCCTTTTACTGTTCGACCAGGTTTCTCTTCTGAGTCTCCTTGTCATTGATGCGCTGAGCTTCGCTGCTTCTGTGGCTTTGCTTTTGATGTCAGGCTCAGTTTTTAAAGGGATTGCGCCACAACCTGAAGAGACTGCGCCTGTTACGCAGAGGCTACTCTGGCGATGTTTATCTCCTTTGCAAAAACGGAGCATTATGCTCTTACCTGCGCTTGCCGCTGTGGGTTCCCCCGCAATGGCACTTTTGCCTGCTCTGGCACAAGAAATCAGGCCTGAAGACTCAGCCGGATTGGCACTGCCGCTGATTTTTGCGCGAAGTCTTGGACAGCTCTGTGGGCCGCTCATTCTTAATCCCGATAAATTGCAGCGATATTCCGCCAATAACGGGCTGTTAATGATATGTCTGGGCGGGTTCATCGGAAGCTATTTTTTATTACCGCTTTCCGCCAGTTTTACCTACGTCGGGCTGGGTATGATCTTTAGCGCGCACATGGCTTCAAACATTGTGTTTGCTTTAGGCACGTTCGGCGTGCTTAAAAATTTCACAGAAACCCAGGTTGCGAAAGCCAGTGCAATGACCTGGCGTGGGCAGATTCTGACAGCGACTTTCTCTACCGGAATAACCAGCGTAATAGCGCAGAACTTTGGTGCTTTTACTGCGCTTTATAGTATTTCAATGTTTAGTCTGGCAGCCGTCGGAGTTTTGCTGTGGATTAATGGACTGCGCAGAACCCGCTAAAACGGTGAGATGCGTAGCATCAAGTAGGGGAGTTGAACCCGTAGGCCGTATAAGCGCCAGCGCTATCACAGAAAGGCCGCGTAATGCGGCCTTAATTGTTTATATGCTCAAATTTCTTCTTCTCAACTATCCATTTTAACGAGCCTACTATGCGCAAAATATTCATGCTTTCTTCTTCGCTATCACCTTTTGAAAATAATTCATCAGGTGTAAGGGAATGGCAGAATTTAAGCAGCGCCGAAGTTTCTGCTTTTGTTAGCTCAATGTGATACGAAATTAATTCCTCATGTCTGCTTTGTGCCAGGCGCGACTTGGCTTTTTTTATGCATCGCCAAACCTAAACGCGTAGTAAGAAATGATTACTATTGACGATAGAGGGCTGCATCGTTATTAGTATATTAATATTTTCAGTACGATAAGTTGAGAGGCCCTTTGTGATTTCTTTCCGACCAATGACAAAAGATGAGTATCCTGCTTATCTCGAATACTTTATTCATGATTATGCGTGTGAAATCGAATCAAACTACAGAGTATCCCTTCGTGATTCTCTTACCAGAGCGAAGCAGGAGATTTCGGAAATGCTTCCCGAGGGAGTTAACACACTCGGGCAAGTATTAATGTGTATTGTTGCTCACTCGGATAATGCTAACAGCCATGTAGGTTATCTCTGGTACAAGCCAGACTCGACTAAGCGCACTGTTTTTATCTGCGATTTTCATATTTTCAACTCCAGCCAAGGGTTGGGCCTTGGCAAACAATCTCTAGGTGCTTTTGAAGCGTATCTGCAGGAAAAGGGTTTTAAAGAGATCAGATTGCGTGTTGCTGGTGATAATGCTCGCGCCCGGCATGTTTATGAAACCAGTGGATTCGGGGTTACGGGTGTGAATATGAGTAAATCGATTACGGACTAAGACACTGACACTTGAACAATCCCAGCATTATCATCTAGATCCGACCTGCTTTTCACTCCCAGCGGACTTTCAGCTCAGTTTGCTTGTCCGCTGAGTGTCGGGAGCGGGCATCGATGAGTATTACCGTGAATTAAATGCCGCGGTATTTCTCTAATCTGATATCCGTGTCATTGATATTCGTTTTATTCCCCCAGCCGAGTTGCACATAGAATTGGGCCGCACGACTATTTTTATCCGTTTCAAGCCAGGCGATCTCATGATGTTTGAATAATTCATGCTCGGCTAGCTGAACAAGGCTACGGCCAATACCTCTGCCTTCGTATTCCGGCAGAACAAACGCCGCAAAAAGACAGCCGTCATCCGGCAAAATCATTGAGAAGCCAATGACGTTGTCGTTTACGGTAGCAACCCATGCGCATTGACTCTGCTCAATCATATCGGCAACGACACTTTCGTTAATCCCCATTTGCTGCATTTCTTCACGGCTCAGATGATTCTCAACAACCGAGGTTCTGACGTCGAAGATACTATCAATATCAGAAAGTTGAGCTGCCCTTGTAGAGATATTCATAAGTTTTAATCCATGTATGAAAAAAATAATGCCCGGCACGTCCTTATTTACACCGCGGTATCAGGCATGATTTTTCTCCACCATTCAGGTTTCATATCCTCAAATGAGTGAGATTGTGGCGAAAACAAGGCGCATTCATTATGGTCGAAAATACCGCTGAGCAAAGCAGTCACCGGAGTGTCATCAATCGCACCGAGTGAACTGCCACATCTGGCGCAAAATGCTCTGGATGAAGACGCAGATGAGCGGAAAAGAGAAGGCGTGCCTCCTTCGCCAGTCCATTCAACATCTGCCGAGTGGAATTCAAGCCATACTGCGGTCTGGCAACCAGAATGCTTCTGGCATATATCGCAGGAGCAGGAGTGAGATGACGCAGGGTTTATCGCTGTGAATCTGATAAATCCACATAAACATCCACCTGACAATTTCTTATCCATATCAGTCGATACCTTATCAATGCTCAGAGAGTGACAAAGATAGCATCGTCCGCTCCTCGCTGCTCACACCAGACCTGACATTAGCCACATTCCTCAGGAAGCAGGGAGGTCAGTGCGATCACCTCGCGTAGTGGGCTGAGAAATGACGATAAACTCTACGGGAGATTGAGTGTTGTTACTGGCTTGATGCGCTGAACCCGGGGGGATTTCTATTCCCTGCTGGATCTTGATTTTATGCATCTCACCTTCAAGCTCCATGCTCAATTCGCCCTGAAGCACAAAGAAAAACTGCCGGGAAATGGAATGGTAGTGGCGTTTTTCACAGGTTCCTGGCGGCATTTTTTCATGAATAACCAACATGTCCTTGCGG
Above is a window of Lelliottia jeotgali DNA encoding:
- a CDS encoding Histone acetyltransferase HPA2 and related acetyltransferase; the encoded protein is MNISTRAAQLSDIDSIFDVRTSVVENHLSREEMQQMGINESVVADMIEQSQCAWVATVNDNVIGFSMILPDDGCLFAAFVLPEYEGRGIGRSLVQLAEHELFKHHEIAWLETDKNSRAAQFYVQLGWGNKTNINDTDIRLEKYRGI
- a CDS encoding Chloride channel protein; translated protein: MNTLLLALIRALRSHSWLRFIGCAYILSSLGNGLTQIIVFGQLLHWQASPATLTLVYMLSMLPSFIGSLWGETLCKKVSPLRILIFTEILGLLALIFPLYGLLHHNIPALLAVQCWEALFTGMSYPALTLLFKRGLHHDELPAATAMETIIFASQVLLGTGLGLLLFDQVSLLSLLVIDALSFAASVALLLMSGSVFKGIAPQPEETAPVTQRLLWRCLSPLQKRSIMLLPALAAVGSPAMALLPALAQEIRPEDSAGLALPLIFARSLGQLCGPLILNPDKLQRYSANNGLLMICLGGFIGSYFLLPLSASFTYVGLGMIFSAHMASNIVFALGTFGVLKNFTETQVAKASAMTWRGQILTATFSTGITSVIAQNFGAFTALYSISMFSLAAVGVLLWINGLRRTR
- a CDS encoding acetyltransferase, with translation MLPEGVNTLGQVLMCIVAHSDNANSHVGYLWYKPDSTKRTVFICDFHIFNSSQGLGLGKQSLGAFEAYLQEKGFKEIRLRVAGDNARARHVYETSGFGVTGVNMSKSITD
- a CDS encoding Thermostable carboxypeptidase 1, which translates into the protein MNNNNYQQLTRTFLRLSRFSHLSAIAGWDMFAMMPPGGSQARGEALAEMSVLQHQILTDKKVGEWLAGAESEDLNDVELANLREMKRHFQQASLLPESLVEAKSLAGSKCEHAWRTQRPANDWQGFSTNLKEVVKYSREEARLRAEAKGCTPYDALLDIFEPDMTSARLDVLFGDLKSWLPDLLAQVVEKQSQKSFVPPQGPFPTAVQRDLGLEAMKMLGFDFNAGRLDVSAHPFCGGVPEDVRITTRYDEDELLSALFGVVHETGHARYEQNLPRNWLGQPVAQARSTAIHESQSLFFEMQLGRSNAFLKHLLPAVHARFGSQAAFSEENFIAWNQRVKPGYIRVDADEVSYPAHVVLRYEIERALINGEIEVDDIPALWDEKMQAWLGLSTKDNYRNGCMQDIHWTDGGFGYFPSYTLGAMYAAQLFSAAKTALPGLESSIADGDFSALFDWLNQNIWQHGSRFTTSQLITQATGEDLNSRYFREHLTSRYL
- a CDS encoding Mannose-6-phosphate isomerase; translation: MISKDNAEHYVWGDNCDGWYLVNRKDMLVIHEKMPPGTCEKRHYHSISRQFFFVLQGELSMELEGEMHKIKIQQGIEIPPGSAHQASNNTQSPVEFIVISQPTTRGDRTDLPAS